In the Lysinibacillus sp. PLM2 genome, one interval contains:
- the ygaE gene encoding UPF0421 protein YgaE produces MQLGARVLKTGVAIVFALFLAELTNLPSPVFAGIAAIFAIQPSIYRSYLSIVEQIQGNLIGAGIAVIFGLLFGHHIVAIGIATIIVIALMRKFNLESSLSLALVTLVAIMVYEGDSFLEFGAIRFVTVMIGVFAAFVVNLIFLPPRYEIKLFTMIDSLQDDIIRWTRLAIRNAAEHLSTKNALSKFEKRLSDVENMYGFYKEERHYRKSKRRTQARKLVIYRQMITTTKKSVELLQRIHKHENEMSNLPDSFRLVIQERLDYLLTFHEQLLLKYTGKLRPEHSQLKVDEGRLNRSEVINEIIKQITLGKTELEEEEFSSFHLFYIFSRILDYEENLTHLDTLIVSFRNYHAQEKNPDLEEDFY; encoded by the coding sequence ATGCAACTAGGTGCCCGAGTATTGAAAACGGGTGTGGCGATTGTATTTGCATTATTTTTAGCAGAATTAACTAATCTACCATCACCAGTTTTTGCAGGTATTGCTGCAATCTTTGCAATTCAACCATCAATCTATCGTTCCTATTTATCTATTGTGGAACAAATACAAGGAAATTTAATCGGTGCGGGAATTGCTGTTATTTTCGGTTTACTGTTTGGTCATCACATCGTAGCTATAGGTATCGCTACTATTATTGTGATAGCTTTAATGCGTAAATTTAATCTTGAAAGCTCCTTATCCTTAGCACTCGTCACTCTTGTTGCGATTATGGTTTATGAAGGGGACAGCTTTTTAGAATTTGGTGCGATACGATTTGTTACTGTTATGATTGGTGTATTTGCAGCATTCGTAGTGAATTTAATATTCCTTCCACCCCGTTATGAAATTAAACTATTTACGATGATTGACTCATTACAGGATGATATCATTCGTTGGACACGACTTGCTATCCGAAATGCAGCTGAACATTTATCAACGAAAAATGCACTTTCAAAATTTGAAAAAAGGCTTTCCGATGTTGAGAATATGTATGGTTTTTACAAAGAGGAAAGACATTATCGTAAAAGCAAAAGAAGAACTCAAGCACGTAAACTCGTTATTTATCGACAAATGATCACGACAACAAAGAAAAGTGTTGAGCTTTTGCAACGTATTCATAAACACGAAAATGAAATGAGCAATTTACCAGATTCATTTCGTTTGGTAATTCAAGAAAGACTTGATTATTTACTAACCTTCCACGAGCAGTTATTACTGAAATATACTGGAAAGCTGAGGCCAGAGCATTCTCAATTAAAGGTAGATGAGGGGCGCTTAAATCGCTCGGAGGTTATTAACGAAATTATCAAACAAATTACGTTAGGAAAAACTGAACTAGAAGAGGAAGAATTCTCTTCATTCCATTTATTTTATATTTTTTCAAGAATATTAGATTATGAAGAAAACTTAACTCATTTGGATACACTTATCGTTTCATTCCGTAACTATCATGCACAAGAAAAAAACCCTGATTTAGAAGAAGATTTCTATTAA
- a CDS encoding peptide ABC transporter permease: MVSKSIELTTKKEKVKGPWQEAWQTFFKNKVAIVGTCIVIFFVLLGLIGPFFVPQGINEQNFSLKLLPPSSEYWFGTDDFGRDIFSRIVHGARISLAVGFFAVILSVIVGSFLGIIAGFYGRWIDTVISRIFDIMLAFPSILLAIAVVSMLGPSLQNALIAIAIVNVPNFGRLIRSRVLSVKEEEYIVAARAIGMKDSRILWRHILPNSFSPVIVQGTLAIATAIIEAAALGFLGLGAEAPNPEWGKMLSDARLFLMTAPWTMIFPGLAIMLTVLGFNLMGDGLRDALDPKMKN; this comes from the coding sequence ATGGTCTCGAAATCTATTGAACTTACAACAAAAAAAGAGAAGGTAAAAGGGCCTTGGCAGGAAGCGTGGCAGACCTTTTTCAAAAATAAGGTCGCAATTGTTGGAACATGCATTGTAATATTTTTTGTTCTGCTTGGTTTAATAGGTCCTTTTTTTGTACCTCAAGGCATTAATGAACAGAATTTTAGTTTAAAGCTTCTACCACCTTCGAGTGAGTATTGGTTTGGTACGGATGATTTTGGTAGAGATATTTTTTCACGCATCGTTCATGGTGCCCGAATCTCTTTGGCAGTTGGTTTTTTTGCCGTTATACTTTCTGTAATAGTAGGGAGTTTTCTTGGGATTATTGCAGGGTTTTATGGACGTTGGATTGATACGGTTATTTCAAGGATATTCGATATTATGCTTGCCTTCCCAAGTATTCTATTAGCAATTGCAGTAGTATCTATGTTGGGACCATCACTTCAAAATGCATTAATCGCGATTGCGATTGTTAATGTACCGAATTTTGGACGTCTTATACGGTCAAGGGTGCTAAGTGTAAAGGAAGAAGAGTATATTGTTGCTGCTAGGGCGATTGGTATGAAAGATTCAAGAATATTATGGCGACATATACTCCCCAATTCCTTTTCACCTGTTATTGTTCAAGGGACCCTTGCTATTGCAACGGCGATTATTGAAGCGGCAGCATTAGGTTTCTTAGGATTAGGGGCAGAAGCACCAAATCCTGAATGGGGAAAAATGCTATCAGATGCACGGTTATTCCTCATGACAGCACCGTGGACGATGATTTTTCCTGGACTAGCTATTATGCTGACTGTTCTTGGATTTAATTTAATGGGCGATGGTTTAAGAGACGCGTTAGACCCAAAAATGAAAAACTAG
- a CDS encoding peptide ABC transporter permease, whose amino-acid sequence MLPYIGRRCLQLIPVLLGMTFIVFLIIRAIPGDPARVILGQQASEELIVALRQQLGLDNPWYIQYFEYLKGLLTGDLGESLRTKQPIVTEIWPYLAATIELALFAMILAVVIGMNAGIISAWFQNSWFDYLAMIIALIGVSMPIFWLGLMEQWAFSINLGWLPTSGREDVRAPVEAITHFYLIDTLIQGRFDQFLTTLKYLILPGIALATIPMAIIARMTRSSMLEVMRSDYIRTARAKGQKMVKVVYRHALKNALIPILTVIGLQTGLLLGGAILTETIFSWPGIGRYIYEAIGFRDYPVIQSGILVVAFMFVMINLIVDILYSAIDSRIRYN is encoded by the coding sequence ATGCTTCCTTACATAGGGAGAAGATGCCTTCAATTAATACCAGTATTACTTGGCATGACATTCATTGTTTTTTTAATCATTAGAGCAATTCCAGGAGATCCAGCAAGGGTTATTTTAGGTCAACAGGCTTCCGAGGAGTTAATTGTAGCACTCCGTCAGCAATTAGGGCTTGATAATCCATGGTATATACAATACTTCGAATATTTAAAAGGTTTGTTGACTGGAGATTTAGGTGAGTCTCTTCGTACGAAACAACCTATTGTTACAGAAATTTGGCCATATTTAGCTGCAACAATTGAATTGGCTTTGTTTGCGATGATTCTTGCCGTTGTTATCGGTATGAATGCGGGGATTATTTCAGCATGGTTTCAAAATTCATGGTTTGATTATTTAGCAATGATTATTGCATTGATAGGGGTATCGATGCCTATTTTCTGGTTAGGGTTAATGGAGCAATGGGCTTTCAGTATAAATCTAGGATGGTTACCGACTTCAGGGCGTGAGGATGTACGAGCCCCTGTAGAAGCAATCACCCATTTTTATCTGATTGATACACTCATCCAAGGTAGATTTGATCAGTTTTTAACAACCCTTAAATATTTAATTTTACCAGGAATTGCATTAGCGACAATTCCAATGGCTATTATCGCTCGTATGACCCGTTCTTCGATGTTAGAAGTGATGCGTTCGGATTATATTCGAACTGCAAGGGCTAAAGGACAAAAAATGGTGAAAGTCGTCTATAGGCATGCACTGAAAAATGCACTTATTCCAATCTTAACAGTAATCGGTCTGCAAACAGGGTTATTGTTAGGTGGCGCCATTCTAACAGAAACAATATTTAGTTGGCCGGGGATAGGAAGGTATATATACGAAGCAATTGGATTCCGTGATTACCCTGTAATTCAATCTGGAATTTTAGTTGTTGCATTTATGTTTGTAATGATTAACCTCATTGTCGATATCCTATACTCTGCAATCGATTCTCGCATTCGATATAACTAG